GCCGGGCTTAAACGGCTACTTCCCGAGCTTCGCTAGGAACATTCTCGACGACCTGAGGCAAGCGAGGGTTACCAACTTCGAGATGGAAGCTGCAACGCTCTATACCCTTGCAAGCATCTACGGGCTAAGAGCAGGCTGCGTCTGCGCGGTCTTCGCCAACCGCGTTACCAACGAGTTCGGAAAGGCCGGCGAGAAGGAAGCGGCGCTGGTTGCAAGCGAGGCAGTAAAGATACTCGCCGAGTGGGACGAGGAGAAGGAGAAGAAAGGCAAGAAGGTCTGGTTCCCCGGGCTGAGAAGAATTTGACACCCGGTTTTGGTTTTGTTATATTCTTCCGGAGACGTCTTGCGAAGATTTCTTTTCTCTTATTGGTGCCCTTCGGGCGCCCTGTGGAATGAAACACTCACAAAAGAACAAGTTCATGAGAAACCCACCCAAAAACGAGCAACTATCAGAATACACCTAATCTTCCGCCAGCATTGCAGAAGACGCTTAGGAAAGAGCTTCACCGAAAGTTAGTAGCTCTCCGTCAAAAGGCCCAGGAGGGAGGATTTTACTCATTGAATGCCCATCTTTCAGGAGAGAACATTTCAGGTAAGCCCCGATAAAGGGTTTACTCTCCCCCATGACGCCCGAAGGCGTCGATTTAAAGGTCAAACCGTGCTCAAAGGACAATTGAAATGTTCTAAAGTTCAATTGGTCATTCAAAGAGAAAATCTCACAGAATTTAACTTTTGAGAAGGAGCTACCAGCTTTGATGAAACTTTTGTTTGGCAAAAGTTTCTATGGCGCCCCGGCGGGGATTTGAACCCCGGACCTCGAGGTCCGCAGCCTCGCGCCCTATCCAGACTAGGCCACCGGGGCACTGCCCGCTAACCCTTCTCGGAAACGCTTTATAAATTTAACCGTTCGGGAGAACCGAAAGATTTATAAATCACCCGCAGGTGAGTATGTAACGGGCCGCGGAGTGCGGTGGTAGTCTAGCCTGGTCTAGGACAGCGGCCTGCCACGCCGCTGGCCCGGGTTCAAATCCCGGCCACCGCACCATTCTAACAAACTTCGCCTGCGCGAAGTTTGATCAAGGTTCGTAGCTCCTTACTTGAAGTGCAATTCTTGACGAGGTTTTCTCACTTCAAAACCAACATTTTGATGGAGAAACTCTCTCGCGGATTCCTTGTGAAGGGATTTACCTAAAAGACGCCCAAAGGGCGTCAAAGAGAAACAAATCCACAGATAAACCGGTACTTGGACGGCTGTTCTTTCCAACCTCATAAAACCCTCAGAAGAGAAAAACCAAACTTCCCAAACACGGCAACGCGAAGAGCTACAAACTTTTGGTGAAGCTTTTTTAAAAGCCTCCTATACTCTCAAACCCCCGGAGTGGGGCTACGCCCCCACACCCTCAATTTAAGCCTGCGCAAGCGTTGACGGAAAAACTCGCGTGAAATTCTAAGAGTGCTTGGTCTCTGAGTGGTTTACTCTCCAATTGGCAGTTTTACAGTGTTTCACTCTCCTCAAGGCGTCCAAAGGACGCCAGAATAAAAAGTGAAACAGTCCAAGAGGCAGGTTTTGAGGTTGAACCCTATTCGCGGGCAGATTTTGGAATGCACGCTTTGATTCCTGCCAGTTTGACAAAGGAGAATTCTTTGATCAAACTTTTCCAAAAGGCCAAAACAAAAAGAAGAGATGAACTCGCACAATCCTTCAGGTTCTCAGCTTCGCCAGAGCATCTTCCGCGGCCTGGAGGATCTGGTAGCCAACGGGTGAAGCCGTGAGGAGCGGGTGCGTCGCTATCTGGAGCGTGTAGAGCTCGCTGGCGGTGAGCCTCTTCTGTATCGCCAAGGCCAGGATATTTATCATCTCTCCAACGCTCTTTCCGCCCGCTATCTGGGCACCGAGGATCGCTCCCCGGTCGCGGGAGAAGATCAGCTTAACAGTCACCATCGAAGTGTCGGGGAACTTCGCCGGGTGCCTGTCAGGGCCCTTTCCGTAGCCGACTATGACCTCGAAGCCTTCCTTTTTGGCGGCTTCCTCGGTCAAGCCAGCGGCCGCGAGGGTGAGGCCGGCTATGTGGGTTGAGTAGACCCCTATCGTCCTCCTGTTCTCCCTCACGATTTGGAGCTTGAAGAGGTTCGCGCCGGCGATCCTGGCTTCAAAGGTGGCCGTCGAGGCGAGCATGAGGGGGTATGGCTTACCCGTGAAGAAGTCCCTGTGCTCGACGCAGTCACCGACCGCGAAGATGTCGGGGTGAGACGTTCTCATGTACTCGTCGGTCCATATGCCGTAGCGAGTAACCTTAAGCCCAGCCTTGACGGCCAGCTCGACGTTGGGGCGGTAGCCGACGGAGAGTATCACGAGGTCGGCAGGAAGTTCGGTTCCGTCAACGAGCCTGACCTTCTCGACCTTCCCATCGCCTAAAAGCCTCTCGACCTGGCCGTAGACAACCTTGATGCCCCTCTCCTTAAGCCTCTCCTCTACCATCTCGCTGAACTCGGGGTCAAAGGAGCTCCTTAGCAATCTGCTCCTGACGATAAGCGTGACGTCCTTGCCGAGCTTCCTTATCTCGTCGCCGACCTCGAGGGCTATGAAGCCTCCACCAACTATGACGACCCTCTGGGCTTCCTCAACCCTCTCACGGAGCTCCTTGAGGTAGTGGTAGTCCTTCGGAACGGTGTAGACT
This Thermococcus cleftensis DNA region includes the following protein-coding sequences:
- a CDS encoding NAD(P)/FAD-dependent oxidoreductase; its protein translation is MEMKYDVVVIGASAGGITTAISARKFYPDKSVLVIKREEVGMIPCGIPYIFGTLGGVDDDILPVEKFLKPLGVEILTDEVTEIDPRGKLVRTKSGKEIRWEKLVIATGSKPAKPDFPGGELEGVYTVPKDYHYLKELRERVEEAQRVVIVGGGFIALEVGDEIRKLGKDVTLIVRSRLLRSSFDPEFSEMVEERLKERGIKVVYGQVERLLGDGKVEKVRLVDGTELPADLVILSVGYRPNVELAVKAGLKVTRYGIWTDEYMRTSHPDIFAVGDCVEHRDFFTGKPYPLMLASTATFEARIAGANLFKLQIVRENRRTIGVYSTHIAGLTLAAAGLTEEAAKKEGFEVIVGYGKGPDRHPAKFPDTSMVTVKLIFSRDRGAILGAQIAGGKSVGEMINILALAIQKRLTASELYTLQIATHPLLTASPVGYQILQAAEDALAKLRT